The stretch of DNA catttattcatcTTTCTGCAAGTGAAAAGTTTTACTTTGATCCCTGTCCCCTTGCAACTCTTTTTCCAGAAGTAACTAGTGTGTTATTTTCCAATATATCTTTCCAGATGTAATTTATGTATCAaacaaatgtgtgtgtacatTAGCCCctgtatgtattttaattaacctttaaaaactttcttaTGTCCatatactattccattgtatgaacatataataatttattaatgacGGACATTTCCATTAATTTTAGTATTATGCTATTCCTAACAAAGCCAAAACAAAGAGTTTCAAATATACTTGTGGGATATCTTCCTAAAGATACATTTgtaattttagataaatattgCCCAGTTTGCCTATTTCCTCAGACTTACCAACATATGATAGTGATCACTCATCTGAAAGTTGAAAAATGTTATCTCagtttagttttaatttgcatttctcttattatgaATGAGGCTGAGAATctttttatatgtctttttatatgtcttttaaagccatttatatttttctcagtcTCTTGGGCTATTCTgatttattattctgttttagGGAAATAGGAAATCCTTTATATATTAGGGAAAGTATCCCTTTGTCAGTGAATTGCAAATAATTCTTTTCCCAGTTTGGTGTTTGTCTTCCAACGTTGTGGTAGCATTTGCTATGCagaaatttttgatttttattttatagaatatcTTTATGGATTCTGGGCTTTGTGTTCTATGGTACGTAGGCTTTCTCCACTCTGAGATGATCTTTTAAGTTCTCCATGGTTTCTGCTAACAAATTCTAAATTGTTCAATGGATTGGCTCAAGTTCCCTGTTTCAATTTATATCTAAGCTATATTAGCAAATCAGTCCCGTAAAAATATAGAATAGTATAATAAGGAGCTTGGACACCAGAGTTGATAATTTTGGCTTTTCTGTTTCTGGGCTGTATGACATTGGGCATGCTacttaattaacctctctgagcctcaatggcttcatatgttttttgttgttgttgttgttgttgttgtctttttaggactgcacccaaggcacatggaggttcccaggctaggggtctaatcagagctacagcttgccagcctacaccagagccacagcaacgccagatccaagccaagtctttcgacctgcaccacagctcacggcaacgccagatctttaacccactgagccaatgccagggattgaacctgcaatctcatagttcctagttggattcgtttccactgagccacaatgggaactcctcaatggcttcatatgtaaaatggaaatgatgaaTAGTACTTTGTTGTGAGAACGGCATGAGATGGTTCATTTAAAGTCCTTAGTACGCGCCATAAGCTGGAAGCCTTCATTAAATGTAAACTATTACCATGATAATGATAATGGTCATAGACTATTCTTTCAACCCCACTACCATCCCATAATTCATGACTTTAATCAGAAAGCATTGAATAAAAAGTGAATTCTGAATTGCCAACATTACTACTTCAGCATTAACAATCCAATCTCCTCAAAGCATAgtagttctcaaccttggcagtacattagaatcacctgaatAGACTTTTAAACACCAAATGCCTGGGTCCCTACTTCTGAAATTGTTTTAATTGGTTGACACCCAGGCATCAGTGTCTTTCCAAAACCCCTTTGGTGATTTCAGTGAGCAACTAAGGTCAAGCCCTACCATCCTAATACTAGGCCAGTGATTTCAGATATGAAGGGAAACATATTCATTGCTTCCAAAGAACAATGTATATAAATCTTTTATAGGCAAAATGCCATGAATtagaaagacattaaaaagagAACATAGAAGAGCTGAGACAGGTGTCAGAGATACTAAAGCAAGAGTTATGAAGTTGAAGATAttctttgtatgtatttttaagacaTCATTCTCAGCTATACTTGTATAACTGCAACTTAGAGGTGAGGGACATGAAGTGTTATATTTGTTAGATATGTTAACCGAAGCACGGAGATAGGATTTGTCAGCTCTTCAATTAGATTTAAGATTCTTATCACCCCTTTTGCTTTCCTGGATAAttctcaattattattattattttggctttatggggccacaccaaggcatatggtggttcccaggccaggggtctaatcagagctgtagccgccggcctacgccagagccacagcaatgctggatccgagctgcgtctgcgacctacaccacagctcatggcgacaccagatccttaacccactgagccaggccagggattgaacccgcaacctcatggttcctagtcggattcgttaaccactgagccaccaagaatTATTATTTCTGATCATGAGTAATATATATAACTTATCCCCTTCCACATTTTAGCAGTTTAGGAAGGATTTCTAATGTTGTCTTAGCTTATTTATAGATACAGCATGAGTAGAGTCTACAAGAAAATTAGATATTATGGAAAGAGCAGTGTCGTCTAAAGAAACTAGACCAAGGAGTCAGGGGCCTAGATTTCAGTTCCTGGGCTTCTGTTTCTCAGCTACAAAATGAGAGAATTAAGAGTTCCCAAAAGTTTCTTTCAGTTCTGAGTAATTACTGTCTCACCAAACCACCTAAGTAAAGCCTTTTTCAACCAGTCAATAGAATACAGGAAAAGTATTCTAGCTCAAGCTTGTAAAACATATTTCATAATCTTGTTTTGTCTTTACCTAAAGCAGTATACTTTCTCAAATATGTAAACTAGGTGTTGATGATATTATGTCCTGCCTAACtagtatatttacattttacatataagtgggGACCACTGGGGTCTTTACACAAAGGGATGACAGGGTGTAGATGGTTGGATCTTGAGACTATGGGGCGTGGGGGGATATGGTGGAACATGAGCTTTCTGTTGCCCTTCACATTATGCCCTGTGGATGACTTAATTTAAGACCGACCGTGGGTTCCCCTTCTATAGTTTCTTTCAATCTTTATTACTTCTCTTTTTGCATTACACTACTTATGATCATCAGGACTCAAATAATTCTTGTATCTGTTATTTGTCTTTACATCATCTCTTCCATATAAGATTGTACATTTTTTGAGGCCAGGATAGGATACATTTGTGTTGTATCCCTTGCATGAGGAAGTACAGTGACTTGGCACATAAATGGAGGAAAAATGTTTAACTTAATTGTTAAGGacttaatttcattgttttcttttttctttgtgatacCTTAACTTTTATAGTTTacaatatatccattttttttccacacaaaGCCCTATTACATGACAGCATCCTTTACTTTCTGAATATAGCAAGTGAGTTTTCACTCTCAATGGCCTAGAAGTAATAATTAATAAAGCAAAGAGGTGATCATGACaccaaaatatgaaataaatattaggtAAGCTTTTAGTAGTAAACGTGTAGGATAACTTTAAGAGAAGTGTTATTTTAAGTTAGCTTAATATGCTATCAATTCGATCAAAcattataaacacataaaaactaAACTTTTTAATGTTAGTTATTTACTGAACATGTTCTGAAATAATAACTATGAATCAAATTAAAATCTTAGTGTAACTGAGAGAACTGGGTTATGATGGTATTGAAATTTGAGTATGGTAGTAGGGAAATTGAGATGATAGTGTTTTTTCAAGtagaataaaatttcaattttaggTTAGTACAAAAAGAGAatccaattctttaaaaaattgtatttaatagAAACAAAATCAACATTACTATTTTTGATCATGATTTTAATGAGATTTTAGCGGCTTAACAAACAGACCTAAGgaatataaatactatatattcaGATAAAATTTCACCCATTTTTAGCTTGAGAGTTAAGTTGGGATTTTGAACTGTGAGAGCGATGCTTCAATATTGGTTGAAAATTATCCATCCTCCTTGTCCCTGTTATGAGTCTATCTTTGTTGGCTCTAAGTTTTTCACCTGGAAAATTACTTTCTAGGTAAGGAATTCTATAGTGTCACTCAGTGTACTAGTGGGTGGCCAGTTTAAAACTTCAAATCTTTGAGTGGGTAATTTTTTGAAGTTTATCCAGAGGAATATACTTACTAACCCCTGAAAGTATGTCCAAGCCTCTTTGACTATACACTAAGatgcattaattttattaatgatttttgaaTCACAAAATTTTTCTAGCCACGTAAAAGTATcttaaaagaagtttaaaaatgacAACTCTTGAGATTTGAATAGATCCCTTACATTTTCTGCTCCAGTACACATATGTACTTAATTTGAAGAAACAAAGATGATCCCACATTGTTTCTACGACTGagatcatttcataatattaGTAATTAGTTACATCCTTTGTTGAATGGCTGCTCTTCAAATTGTCTTTTAGGCCCATTCTTACATGTTAATATGCAAGTAAGCAAATGTCAAAGGTTGTCGCCAAAAAGACCATTTAATATAAAGCTGGCAaacatttaaagttatttgtagttttggaaaattcttttaaattcgAAAGTCAcattatatcattaaaattagTTTCACATATGGAAATCATTGATATGGGAAAGTCGTTTTAGGGAAAATTTCACTAGTAAATCCACAATCTTTAAAATTCCGAATTATTGAATTAAATACTGATCCCTTGCAGAATGTTTTCAGCGCCGTATTCTTCTAAAtactactttttaatttaaatacgaGGGGGCCCTATAGGCATGATGACATTTTCCGACATACTTTTTTAGGTCTTTGAATTGTCCTTAGTAGTAAAGAGCATTGCTGTCAAGAAAGGTATTTTCAAGGTGAAGGTTTTACataagcaaattattttttagacATGAGAACTCTAATTTTGaattagaaaatatcaaaatattttccacttcttatttctcctccctcttcccttccttaaaataaaagttaaatctcAATAGGACTCCTTTTCCCATCGCGGAACCAAGCGCTGGTGCCAGACTTGAAGAGGAAGGCTTTACTTTGTTAGTCGCGTGTTTATGAAACCCCAGCGCTCTTCGCAGATCTTTGGGTTGATAATCGCAAACATGGAGGATGCTTCTGATTCTTCACAAGGGGTTGCTCTATTAATTAATAATGTAGCTCTCCCAGGCTCTCCGCCGTCTCTTCCTGTATCAGTGACAGGCTGTAAAAGTCATCGAGTAGCCAATAAAAAGGTAGAAGCGAGAAGTGAAAAGCTCCTCCCAACAGCTCTTCCTCCTTCGGAGCCGAAAGTAGATCAGAAACTTCCCAGGAGCTCGGAGAGGCGGGGAAGTGGCGGTGGGACGCGATTCCCCGCGCGGAGCCAGGCCGTGGCAGCGGGAGAAGCGGCGGCCAGCAGCGCCGCGGGGCCGGCGGGAAGCGACCCCCCGGGGGGGACAGAGCCTCCCCTCGCCGCCTTTGTAGTTGAGAAGGTGGAGAAGTGGCAGCCGGCGTACTTGCAGGTGAGGGGCTCCGTGTGGTCGCTCGGGAGCCGGCCGACGCCGGCAGCGAAGTGGAGGAGAGCGGGGGAACAAAGCGGAGTGACTCCGGGGTCCGCCCGCAGCGAGCTCCCTCGCGGCGTCGGGCCGGCCGGCTGCGCGCCGAGCACGTTGTGagccccgcggcggcggcggccgcgggctGGGAGAGGGCGCGGGGGAGGGGGCCGCCGTCGCTCCCGCACTGCCCGCCCGCGGCCGGGCGTCCGGCCCCATTGTGAGCCGGCAGCCGGGCGTGCGGAGGTGGGGCGGCTCCGCTCTTTCGATACCCCGGCCGCGACAGGAGCGACCTCGGCTCCGGTGGCAGTCGCGGCGCGTCAGTCACACAAAAGGCAGTCGAGCTTCCCCGGCGCGCGGACCGGCCCACGCCGCCGCCGAGCGCTCCCCACCTTACCGGCTTTCCTTTCCCTCCAATTTTGATAGGGAAGCGGGGCCGGCGCGGGCGGCCGAGGGTCCGGGTGAGCCCGCGGGCGGACACGAGATGCCGCTGCTACACCGAAAGCCGTTTGTGAGACAGAAGCCGCCCGCGGACCTACGGCCCGACGAGGAAGTTTTCTACTGTAAAGTCACCAACGAGATCTTCCGCCACTACGAGTAAGGGCCGGGCGCGGGGGGTGCGAGGGAGTGTGTGGACTCTCTCCCCCACGtccttttgtctctttccttATTCTCGCTCTGGGCTTCTGGTGGGGCGACGGGAAAGTGACGGGTGGTCGCGGGCCCGCGTTTCTTTGGCCCCCGAGCCCAACCAGTGACTGCGCGGGGCCCCCGGCTGGCCCCACTGGCCGCGGCGCGCGTGGGTAGAGCCGGCCCGGGCAGAGTAGCCTCGGGTCCCAGGCCGGCCGCGGGGACAGCTTCCAGTCGCGGCAGCCGCCCGGCAGCCGAGCGGCGGAAACTCCCCGCCTCGCCCCTCCCCGCCGCGGCCACACGCGCGCTCCGGGGCCAGTTCCGGGATCCCCGCCTGGCGGCCGAGGGGATCCCCGCTCGGGTCAGCGGCGCGGAGCCGCCGTCCCCCGGCCCCGGGAGGGAATCCCCGCCCCTGGGGGCAGGAAACGGCCGGGCTGGGCGTTGTTTCCTTGGTCTGGAGTAGAGCCTGACGTTGGAGCTGCCTAGGGTAGGGGCGGGGGCGGAGCGGAGTTGGGACTCGGGGAAGGAGGGGGCTCCCCAGCGGGCCGGGGGCCAGGGGGCCCGGGAGAGCCTCCGCCGGCTGCCTCCGGTGTCCGATGAGGCTAGGCCTCGGAGTGTGCTAAGCGAGCCGTGCGCTCTGTCACCGCCTCTTCTTGGTGACTAACTCCCGGCCCCGGGGAACTCAGCGTCTCCGCCCCGGGAGACCGGGTGAGGAAGAAGTCGGGGCTGGGCGGGGGAAGAGGAGGTGCGGGAGAGCAGGGCCCCGGGCGCCCCCTCGTTTTCACTTTTGCGAAGCCTGGAGAGCGccggagggggttgggggagggggttaaGACAAGTTCAACTCCAACCCCAGTCAGCTTCTTCTTTATCCCCCTGCGCATGTGGGCCGCCTGACATGTGCCACTCGCTATTGTTTTGATATGAATCCGGAGGAGCTACTGCGTGTGTAGTTTCAACCCCTAAATTTTTAGGTCCTCGCCTGGTTTTTCCCAAGAGATCCTCTTGTCCCGTGTCACTTAACGACGGGGTGTTTTAGAGCTGTGTTTAAACAGGATCTCCAAGTGAGAACCTGAATTGATCCAT from Sus scrofa isolate TJ Tabasco breed Duroc chromosome 7, Sscrofa11.1, whole genome shotgun sequence encodes:
- the LOC106507712 gene encoding uncharacterized protein LOC106507712, whose product is MKPQRSSQIFGLIIANMEDASDSSQGVALLINNVALPGSPPSLPVSVTGCKSHRVANKKVEARSEKLLPTALPPSEPKVDQKLPRSSERRGSGGGTRFPARSQAVAAGEAAASSAAGPAGSDPPGGTEPPLAAFVVEKVEKWQPAYLQVRGSVWSLGSRPTPAANSLAASGRPAARRARCEPRGGGGRGLGEGAGEGAAVAPALPARGRASGPIVSRQPGVRRWGGSALSIPRPRQERPRLRWQSRRVSHTKGSRASPARGPAHGSGAGAGGRGSG